The DNA window CGAGTAATCCTAATTACTCATCTTAGTTAGTTCACGAACCCTACGGGGCCAATCCAATTGACACGCCACGCAAGGCAGCGACTTGCTGCACGGTGGCCATCAGTTGGGCGCGATGTGGATGGACGCGTTCTTGGCGCCGAGGCAGACGGGGCAGGCGTCCGTCCGCGGCTCGCACGCCTTGCACAGGCACACGTGCCGGcacggcagcagcagcaccgACGCCTCGCCCTCGCCGCACGCCTTGCACACCCACCTGCCGTTCCACGACGACGAGGCCGAGGCCGTGGCGGCGGTGGAGTCGACCGCCTCCGCGTAGCAGCACGATTGCGCGTCTTCGTCCGTGCCGCCGGAGTCGCCGAAGCCCTCCTCGGCGGCGGGCCGCGCCGTACCAGTACCAGTACCGCCGGCGTCGGCACCCTGCAGGAGCACCGCGTCGATCGCGGCGCGGAGCCCCGCGGCGACGGCGCCGTTGCTGCGCGCGAGCCCGCACCACGCCTGGCTCTCGGCGGCCGCCAGCCGGAGCAGCTCCTCGAGGTCCCCGGcgcggcggcgcgcggcggccAGCTCGGCCTCCACCTCCCGCAGCGCGGGCGCCGCGGCcaccgccgcgccgcgcgccaGAGCAAAGCACTGGCGCTTCCGCGCCTGCTCCAGCCCGGCGCGCAGCCGGTCGCACTCGGCCCGCACCAGCGCGTCGCTCTCTGCGCCGTGCTGCCGCAGCAGCTCCGACACCAGCGCGCCCGCTCGAAACGCCGGGCGGCCGCTGGTCGACGTCGTCGCGGACTCGGCCAACCGGTCGGCAGTCGTCGCCGCGCCGAGCGCCGGCGGCAACTGGTGTCCAGCGATCGCCTGGTGCATGTGCGTCCCCGGGATCGGCAGtagcgccgccgccgacgaggaCGACGGCACGTACTGCTCGTGCTCGGCGTCCCTGCCGCGCTTCCGCGACGGCGGCaccacgcccgcgccgccgttGCACGTCAGGTCGCTCTGCGCGGCGCTGCCCACGCCGGCCGCTCGGTTGTACTTGTACCGGTGCGGTTTGTTGCCCGCGGCGGGTGACATGAGCGCCTGCATCTGCTCCTCGGCCAATCCGCCGCTGCCATAGGGCAGCAAGCACCCGGCGAGGCCGCTGAACACGAACTGCGCTTGCACCGCCATGCCACCAAGTCTTGTCCCGGTCCCTGATAGGAAAGGGAGCAGAGGCAAGGGAGGGAGATGAAagagttttttcctttttcttgagAGTGAGATTGGCGGAGTGGAGTAGGGGGGAAGACGTCAAAAGACTCGCATATATAGCGGGGAAGACAAAGAGAAGCCACAACGAAAGCCGCGCTCAGTTACCGCAATAATGGCGGGTTTGCCGCAACGGCCGCGACAAACCGTGGCCGTGGTGGGGCCACCCACGTCGTCAAGCACTCAAGCGTTTTGAATGCAATACGATCCAGATCCTCTGCATTGGGTTGGAGGTATTGAATGTTCTACAGTCCTCAGCGAGGGAGGGCCGTTGGATCACAAAGTCAGCCTGTTCGGATATTGGTTTTAGTCAGGAACTCATTAGTCAGCCAACAGTATTATTTTTTCATAACAAATCAGTATTAATCGGACTTATTAGTAcacaaaccaaccaacgaacagctCAGTAACGACCAGATAGTTGCTGCGTTGACTGTCGCCGTACAAAGCTTCCTGATCTACTACGCTCGTTCCGGGGCATGTTTGTGTAGGGTGACTGAACTTTGGTAACAGTCACTCTTATATATAGTCCCTAAAATGCTAAACGGAGTAATTAAAAGTGACTAAAGTGGTTTAGCCCCTTTCAGTCCCCGGGTTGACTAAAAGGTGACTAAATTTTAGTCAGTAACCAAACAGACCCTCACTGTTCACGGTTATcttgtaggagtaggagtatataATACACCATTCACTAGTACGGAGTAGTTTAGTGCTCCTAAGTATATGGCATTATTTTCCTTATAATTAAATGGAGCTCACAGTTCATTTGAACGTATGACTTTTTTTTTTTCAGGGCATCTTTCTACTATAAAAAAAATCGATGCTCAATTGCAGGAGTTGTGGGATGACAGCCAGCAGGTCTGAGCATGAGGatactatctaaaaaattcccACTACACAACTTGCTCCTACTCAAGATGATGAGACGGATCTATGCAAATCTACGATCTGTACGTATTCAATAATCTATGCTGCTCGATCATGGAATAAAGTACCTAAACAACAGGATATAATATTGTTGGTCTTGAAAGACTACTCTTTTGAACATTAGTATGGGTTTGTTTATACATGACAGTTATTTTTATGTTATATATACTACTATAAGAGTTAAGTGCATTGGGATCTCCACCTGCACTACAGTAGTGATCTATATCACTCTGTTCACTGATTGGTTttaaccagcccaaaccagccaaccaacagtgttttcctctcacataaaaccagcaccagccagctcaaaccagcccagaaaccaaccagcgaacaggccataTCAGCCTAGCTGGGTCACACAAGTTGGATTCAATCAGCATGTTTGTTTGTTGGTTTCAttcagggcttatcagtcagccaataatatttttctcttacaataaactaGCATCAATCAggtttatcagcccagaaaccaaccggCGAAAGGCTCATAATTGGCAAGACATGTGCATGTTATATGGTGGCTAGCCAACCAAACCCAAAATGATTTGTCAAGCAAAGCCAAATCTTAACTAGCTAGCCAGAGCGCTAGGCAGATACAGCTAGTAATGATGCTTGTTTGCTTACCCGTGCAATTATTTATACCAAAATATGGACCAGTGGATCGAACTACATTATTTCTATGTAACGCACACAGGGGGTACTTGCTTCAAACAAAAATGTTTTCTATAACACTTCAAAATTGATTATTAAATGTGTGCAGTTGAGTGGAACCTGTGTAGTTTTGTGATAATTAAATGTGTAGTTTTACAGTACTATATGCTAGCTACTTCGAATTTGTACTTTCATAACTTGTTTATTGCATAGTGTTTTTCCCCTTAATTTTAATATCTACATTTAGCTTAACCAAATTTCCTCATATTCATATCTATTCTAAACAAATATGTTGGTACATAATTCACCGCCTCATTTCTAAACAGAATTGTTAGTTTACGAATTGAAATGCCCACCATTACTGAGCCCTTTCCTTTGATGTTCCAACAAATATTatttagcacaaaaggtgactaGGTGAGTCCATATATCAAGTCTTAAAGGTTCATCATGGTAGACAGAAGAATCATGTCATTATTAGGACCAATACAAATAGGAATGATGTGTAGGGAACCCATAAAGCATAAACTAATCAAGAATACTCGTAACAACATTGGCAGACCATTTTGCCTTTTCCCACGCCAAAAGTAAGCCAACCAAATCTCCAAGCACatcattacatattttttttgaGGAAAGCACATCATTACATTAGATAATCCGTGTTGGAATCGAACTTAATTAGCCAGttaaaaaaattatatctttCTGTACTGACAAGTTTTCTGCTGCCTCAAATATTGAATTGAATGCCTACTTTTTAATTTTAAGATACACAAGTACTTAACAGCATTAATAACGCATCATTTGATTTGACCTGAAAGCTCCCAGGAAATCACGGCGGTCCACTATTTACTAGGCGATACATAATCGTTTTCTAAGTCgagggaaaaagaaaagaatatatatatatatatatatatatatatatatatatatatatatatatatatatatatatattattttataGCTTATTACAAAATAACTTaatctgtagccactttgagttacgataattactatgttaatttatgagattataataacttcatactaagtggtttactataatgttatggtaaatatctctatgtgttatagtaacccaactatcgtaaatatgtattataTACGGAGAGTATATTcaatagccagctacaaaataagttattccatagccacctccatttacgataattttatatactaatttaagataatgtcaatacatatttacgatagttgggttactataacacatggggatatttaccataacgttatagtaaaccacttagtaagaagttactataatctcgtaaattaacatagtaattagcgtaacttaaagtggctacggaataagttattttgtagctagctacatgatagttctatatatatatatatatatatatatatatatatatatatatatatatatattacgagattatagtaactccttactaagtggtttactataacgttatactaactatccccatgtgttatatcacctaactatcgtaaatatgtattgacattattgtaaatgagtatataaaattatcgtaaattgaggtggctacagaataacttattttggagctgggctatatatatatatatatatatatatatatatatatatatatatatatatatatatatatatatatatatatatgccattGACAAATGACAGTCATCATTATATATATTTAGGGAATCAGTTGCTTCGGGTAACCAGCAAAGGCTCTGTTTATAGGAAATTTCCTAACACCCACTGCACCCGCTGTTATCATCACTGTCGTATAAAGACATATGGACCTGAACGCACGTTATGGGAAATATTCTTGCATTGGGTATCATATCAACAAAAAAGACCTATGTATGCGTGCGTGCATGTGCAGCATATACACCTGCACAAAGAGCCAAACAAATTATCTTATTCTGCAAGGTTGGATTAGTTGTGTACGTTGGCTATCTTTGAGTGACGACATACTATATAAAAATTAAAATATGGAGTGCGAAATGACAATGCATGCGTACCAACAACACCTTGGAAGGTAGCTTATTGGGCTTGCACATGTATTTTTGTATactatatattattatatatatgcatgcttgcTTCTGATCGGATTAAGCAGATGGAGACCCTCACTgttatatatatgcatgcttgcTTCTGATCGGATTAGCCGGGCTTAtaagcctagaaaccaaccagcgaacagactcaTAATTGGCAAGACATGTGCATGTTATATGGTGGCTAGCCAACCAAAcccaaaatgatttgtcagagcAAAGCCAAATCTTATCTAGCTAGCCAGAGCGCTAGGCAGATACAGCTAGTAATGATGCTTGTTTGCTTACCCGTGCAATTATTTATACCAAAATATGGACCAGTGGATCGAACTACATTATTTCTATGTAACGCACACAGGGTGTACTTGCTTCAAACAAAAATGTTTTCTATAACACTTCAAAATTGATTATTAAATGTGTGCAGTTGAGTGGAACCTGTGTAGTTTTGTGATAATTAAATGTGTAGTTTTACAGTACTATATGCTAGCTACTTCGAATTTGTACTTTCATAACTTGTTTATTCCGTAGTGTTTTTCCCCTTAATTTTAATATATACATTTAGCTTAGCCAAATTTACTCATATTCATATCTATTCTAAACAAATATGTTGGTACATAATTCACCGCCTCATTTCTAAACAGAATTGTTAGTTTACGAATTGAAATGCCCACCATTACTTAGCCCTTTCCTTTGATGTTCCAACAAATATTatttagcacaaaaggtgactaGGTGAGTCCATATATCAAGTCTTAAAGGTTCATCATGGTAGACAGCAGAATCATGTCATTATTAGGACCAATACAAATAGGAATGATGTGTAGGGAATCCATAAAACATAAATTAATCAAGAATACTCGTAACAACATTGGCAGACCATTTTGCCTTTTCCCACACCAAAAGTAAGTCAACCGAATCTCCAAGCACATCATtacattttttttttgaggaaagcaCATCATTACATTAGATAATCCGTGTTGGAATCGAACTTAATTAGCCagttaaaaaaaattatatctttCTGTACTGACAAGGTCTGATTGGAACAAGTTTTCTGCTGCCTCAAATATTGAATTGAATGCCTACTTTTTAATTTTAAGATACACAAGTACTTAACAGCATTAATAACGCATCATTTGATTTGACCTGAAAGCTCCCAGGAAATTACGGCGGTCCACTTACACAATCGTTTTCTAAGTCgagggaaaaagaaaagaatatatatatatatatatacacacacactacTATTCGGTAGCTTACTACAAAacaacttattctgtagccattttgagttacgataattattatATTAATTTATAAGATTATAATAACTcaatactaagtggtttactataacgttatggtaaatatctctatGTGTtacagtaacccaactatcgtaaatatgtattatatagggagagtatattcagtagccagctacaaaataagttattctgtagccacctccatttacgataatcttatatactaatttacgataatgtcaatacatatttatgatagttgggttactataacacatgaggatatttaccataatgttatagtaaaccacttagtaagaagttactataatctcataaattaacatagtaattagcgtaactcaaagtggctacagaataagttattttgtagctagctacagggtagtagttgtatatatatatataacgagattatagtaattccttactaagtggtttactataacgttgtcgatgtttgaccaccgatagcctgccacgggggtacccggggtagtatgttcgggcttcagcgtatgcggaactcgatggttaacgcaagagacagtcgatttgtccTGGTTCGGATCATCGATAtttgatcaagtaatagccctacgtccagtcggtgttagcctttgcgttagattgatggtaaagtgttgtgttgtgttgttaaAGCCGCCCgtccctaggaaccctgccctcctttatatagtcaggaggtgagaatcctagtcagtttacaatgagagttcctagtaggattacagaataatacttctactaagattacagggaaagaatcctagttggactagatcttctcccttccttgcggggtatcccatgggtcccgcaccgacaagcccccgagcacttcatggttgagttctggaagcctcgtcttgttccttcaagtcttgtcgagcaggaacaagcgtcatccgagtgcttttttgagcgaaaccgtgtagcgcttcgtgagatcttcgcgtggtgtgtacctttttgaagaaaaaaatactcccatttgggtgtagccttcgagcctcttgctgtttagcacaaggagcttgagggtcttctcttgaaatcgcCCTGAATCTTCGTCGAAGGCGCCCTAAatcttcatcgaagggctcctgagcatatacctgggttctttgtcaaaaagagctcggatatagctatgtccgtgtTTTTTTTGCcatgtggccttgaagtggtctgtcttgatgaagtcttctgagtgatgtgcgcttttttgaagaaaaaagtgcactcactgagtgtagcccctgagcctcttgctatttggaacaaaaagttggagggtcttgaatcttatgttgtttgaaaaaccgCTGTCTTaaggaagtcttctgagtgatgtgcgcttttttgaaggaaaaagtgcactctctaagtgtagcccccaagcctcttgctgggTTCTTTCATGTAGTTTGAAAAACtgctgtcttgaggaagtcttctgagtgttgtgcgcttttttgaaggaaaaaatgcactctctgagtgtagcccccaagcctcttgctgggttcttttatcaaaaaagaacttggatacaggttttggcatgttctctggtagtctgttattgtcagatgtagttatatggtggtggttgatagtaaatgctgtttattcatgagttgtacagtatTGATATATTCTTCCAAATATGCTCGTTCTCGAGTACTGCTGCTTTACGTCTGACtcttctttcattgaattctgtctttttactgtgtcctttgttaggtttgttctgctggtgctcctggtccatgtgcaccgctcctttggcctataaatatcctcctcctgtgctgttttgattcaccGAGcatttttgttgcgtggtctgaagtctccgtagtcatgaatatggtagtttgtgaagtagagcagcccccggacgTATTTtacagttcttgtgtatcttgccatagctggagggagtcttgtgatagggattagaggtaggctaaccCCGCAGCAGCATTATACTTGGAaatacgtggcggtagttggagggagtcttgtgatgtgggatgtgatccttcatctggcagttctgggttgatccttatCGCCTACCctaagactgtccggtgcagatcaacaccatatctagcatcacatcggacttgggtagacagatgcctgtcggccttctctgctccatgttgtcccactgtgctgctgatttctgccttggatgcactgcgtccatcctttgaagaaaacagtgtagccgagtgcggtttgttctaccaagtagcaatttggaacacgtagtcgttccagagcctagccgtgtccgggttcctctttgctactttacttgtcgtagtaccgagttcgttgggtcttgtaagatgtgtaatcttctattttttgaaaccatttataatggaaagaatcttgtcttctgagttgttattctttattctcctgatgtcccggttgttgatgagatttccgagttctttctgtaTGCACCGGGTTGTTGtgctccttgtgaggtaacccttctttgctttattgttgatgagttctttttgtagtaacATGATAACttcgccgtggtgctggatggataagtctaaaatctgcccattgaactgtaccgttgtgtggatttgagccgtccgtcattttagctacgtcggtaaatggaccgttgcgtcctcatgctGTGTTTTTATttgtgtaaaatctatttaaaggcctttctcctccttttctttggtaccttgcctttgccttgaaaccctagccttcgaaactccaccgtcgccattaccgccgtcatctgagcgccgccATCTGAGGCTTCTctattcttagtgccccattgcctttgctagtatatgggtagcaagaagtcggcgagtaagtcccaggcgacctttgtcgatgaggaagcatcgctctccgttattaaaaatcaagaattcatggcgatgagggctgctcagaagatctggccggctccaacaacaactgaagatcagcttcgtgagctcgttagcgatggtttgctctagagcaaggagtttgctgattggaaagctccaggcgagcatcgggtccctgccctaagtcctggtgagatcattcttttcgtctcctttatccgtgccggtctctgccttcctgcttctgcctttcttcaccgatttctcaactattttgggattagtctgaaccatcttgctcccaatgctgtcctttatctttctgttttcgttcatctttgtgaaaccttccttggaattcctccttctctttctctctttcgctacttcttttgcctgaagccacaaccccgccgtgatgacaccaatgttcttggtggctgtgggattcagtttcgctagggtcttaagagcaaattctttgactacgACCTGGTtaattctgtgagggattggcgtgctgactggttttatgctgccaacttgatttctcctctttctgttcactCTGGAtatggtcccttggttaatgaccgatgggaaaagaaccctatGACGAGTGCTGAGCTTCAGACGATCAAGccttttcttgagaggatttgcactCTAAAACAGCAACgcttgaccggcttcgggattatttcaagttttcttcgccgccgagttcaacctttgaaggagcgcgaacattacggttttgagtactctgggcggaggacccttctcgtatggtccctgctgaagggtcgagatgacgactagagggggggtgaatagtcttttctaaaacttaatcgcgttggctaaccgatacaaatgtgaaatttaaactaacggtctagccaagactacaccccactatatatgttcactagcaccttgcaaagataacaattatgcaacaaaggtgccgggctagctagagctctcctaaacaattctcggagcaaggttacacaaacctatgccactagtactttaagcgacaagggagctcctacacatgctagtaagcaaaagcacaaagctaactaagctcactagcaatgctcaataacaaggcaactaatgcctaatttgagagcgcaaatacttagctacacaaactaagcaatgtgactaacaaggttactaaaaccaaattagccacgcaagggagctacttctatgctacacaagcaagaaggtaattagcaagctacacaagctatctaattacaagagcaactacacaagcttaatatgtataaaagtaatggcaagcttatgtaatggggatgcaaaccaacgggaagaacaaggttgacacgatgatttttctcccgaggttcacgtgtttgccaacacgctagtccccgttgtgtcgaccgctcacttggtggttcggcggctaattagcatcacccgctaagcccgcacgtcgggcgccgcaagaacctaccccttgagtgagggtagctcaatgacacgctttactagagttgctcttcgcggctcccgtggggcgagcacaatgcccctcacaagcacttctccggagcgccgcacaagcttcttgcgtgcttcgacggagaccaccaccaagccgtctagg is part of the Miscanthus floridulus cultivar M001 chromosome 9, ASM1932011v1, whole genome shotgun sequence genome and encodes:
- the LOC136482273 gene encoding E3 ubiquitin-protein ligase BOI-like, whose translation is MAVQAQFVFSGLAGCLLPYGSGGLAEEQMQALMSPAAGNKPHRYKYNRAAGVGSAAQSDLTCNGGAGVVPPSRKRGRDAEHEQYVPSSSSAAALLPIPGTHMHQAIAGHQLPPALGAATTADRLAESATTSTSGRPAFRAGALVSELLRQHGAESDALVRAECDRLRAGLEQARKRQCFALARGAAVAAAPALREVEAELAAARRRAGDLEELLRLAAAESQAWCGLARSNGAVAAGLRAAIDAVLLQGADAGGTGTGTARPAAEEGFGDSGGTDEDAQSCCYAEAVDSTAATASASSSWNGRWVCKACGEGEASVLLLPCRHVCLCKACEPRTDACPVCLGAKNASIHIAPN